One window from the genome of Canis lupus dingo isolate Sandy chromosome 15, ASM325472v2, whole genome shotgun sequence encodes:
- the BBS10 gene encoding Bardet-Biedl syndrome 10 protein, translated as MAATGSVEAALQVAEALETIVSRCLGPEGRQVLCTKPTGEVLLSRDGGRLLGALHLEHPAARLVVAYVSSHLRKTGDGAKTFVVFLCHLLRGLHAMTDGEQDSLASKHMQTHRRHWKNCCRWKLISQFLLTFQTHRLDYIVDHYLSRHFGSIFSSSTKERTLCRSSLESLLAAYFGGRVGRNNRDFMSRLTCDYFFKCMARERGSEEVLDLVDDYFVELSVGVTGLPVSDSRITPGLVLPRDFSVYRPADGDIRIVIVTETVQPLFSTSGSEFILRSEAQFQTSRFWIMERTKAIMKHLQSQNVKLLLSSVKQPDSVIYYSGLAGISVVECLSPEEVSLIRRITGLSPLALPHASSQDEICNTVLVKFCKPLTFRSKRYVHLGVISTSSFIPHCVVLCGPVQGLVEQHRDALHGAFKMLRQLLKDLDLNYLIQTSDQNHTSSPLVYNESDPLPEVVNGSIQRPRQDTVLRNKSKPAKTQTYSDLVVPSVELETCIIPCSAPKVTPTGTYQTDETLRCFSPTKTRINGDNEPFIESNSANSTENTRREISYENLQITKIPGKGNLLPVREKTLEICAAQGHCFSTIPAGCVLPVGGNFEILLHYYLLHYAKKCQQSEETMVSMIIANALLGVPKILYKSKKGNCSFPQIYVRTLHALQTHQPMVSSQTGLESVAGKYQLLTSVLQCLTKILTIDLVINIKRQPQEIYDQDSEEEV; from the exons ATGGCCGCCACGGGCTCTGTGGAGGCGGCGCTGCAGGTGGCGGAGGCCTTGGAGACCATCGTGAGCCGCTGCTTGGGGCCCGAGGGGCGGCAGGTTCTGTGTACGAAGCCCACCGGCGAGGTGCTGCTGAGCCGGGACGGAGGCCGCCTCCTGGGGGCGCTACACCTAGAGCACCCCGCAGCCAG GTTGGTGGTGGCCTATGTTTCCAGTCATCTAAGAAAAACAGGAGATGGTGCTAAGACGTTCGTTGTCTTCCTTTGTCATTTACTTCGAGGACTTCACGCAATGACGGACGGAGAACAGGATTCTTTGGCCTCCAAACACATGCAGACCCATAGAAGACATTGGAAAAATTGTTGTCGGTGGAAATTGATTTCGCAGTTTCTTCTAACGTTTCAGACACACCGATTAGATTATATTGTGGACCATTACCTAAGCAGGCACTTTGGGtccatcttttcttcctccacTAAAGAGAGAACGTTGTGTAGGAGCTCTCTAGAGTCGCTCTTAGCAGCGTACTTTGGTGGGAGAGTGGGGAGAAATAATCGTGACTTTATGTCACGGTTGACGTGCGACTACTTTTTCAAATGTATGGCCCGTGAACGTGGGTCCGAAGAAGTGTTGGACCTGGTGGATGACTATTTTGTAGAGCTGAGTGTTGGTGTCACCGGCCTCCCCGTCtcggattccaggatcactcccggGCTTGTGCTTCCTAGAGACTTTTCCGTATACCGTCCAGCAGATGGTGACATAAGAATAGTGATAGTAACAGAGACCGTTCAGCCTCTCTTTTCGACTTCTGGATCAGAGTTTATTTTGCGTTCGGAAGCACAGTTTCAGACATCTCGGTTTTGGATTATGGAAAGGACGAAAGCAATAATGAAACATTTACAGAGTCAGAATGTAAAATTGCTCCTGTCTAGTGTGAAGCAACCGGACTCAGTTATTTATTACTCGGGACTGGCCGGCATATCGGTGGTGGAGTGTTTATCCCCTGAAGAAGTCTCTCTCATCCGGAGGATCACTGGTCTCTCTCCCTTGGCACTGCCACATGCCTCTTCACAGGATGAAATCTGTAACACTGTTTTGGTGAAATTCTGTAAGCCTCTTACCTTTAGATCCAAAAGGTATGTTCACCTTGGTGTGATTAGCACCTCTTCGTTTATACCACACTGTGTAGTACTTTGTGGACCAGTGCAGGGTCTCGTGGAACAGCACAGAGATGCCTTACATGGAGCATTTAAGATGCTTCGACAGTTACTTAAAGACCTTGATCTAAATTACCTGATACAGACCAGTGATCAAAATCATACATCAAGTCCTCTTGTTTATAATGAAAGTGATCCATTGCCAGAAGTTGTTAATGGCTCAATACAGAGGCCACGTCAGGACACAGtgttaagaaacaaaagtaaaccAGCAAAAACTCAAACATATTCAGATTTGGTAGTTCCAAGTGTAGAATTAGAAACGTGTATTATTCCATGTTCAGCACCAAAAGTGACACCAACAGGTACCTACCAAACGGATGAAACACTGAGGTGTTTCTCTCCAACCAAAACCAGGATAAATGGTGACAATGAGCCATTTATTGAGAGCAATTCTGCTAATTCAACAGAAAACACTAGAAGAGAAATTTCTTACGAAAATTTACAAATCACAAAAATTCCTGGGAAGGGAAACCTGTTGCCAGTGAGAGAGAAGACCCTGGAGATCTGTGCTGCCCAGGGTCACTGCTTCTCCACTATACCAGCAGGTTGTGTTTTGCCAGTGGGTGGTAATTTTGAGATCTTGTTACACTACTATCTTCTCCACTATGCCAAAAAATGTCAGCAGTCAGAAGAAACCATGGTTAGCATGATAATAGCTAATGCTCTTTTAGGCGTTCCTAAAATCCTGTATAAGTCTAAGAAGGGAAATTGCAGCTTTCCACAAATATATGTAAGAACTCTCCATGCACTGCAAACCCATCAACCCATGGTAAGCAGCCAGACAGGTTTGGAATCAGTAGCTGGTAAATACCAATTACTAACTTCAGTTCTTCAGtgtttaacaaaaattttaaccATTGATTTGGTCATCAATATTAAGAGACAGCCTCAGGAAATTTATGATCAAGATTCAGAAGAAGAAGTATAA